In the genome of Dromiciops gliroides isolate mDroGli1 chromosome 1, mDroGli1.pri, whole genome shotgun sequence, the window ACTTCCCAGAAGGAACTTTACTGGGAAGTGATTCTGGAGAACTACAGGAACCTGGTCAGCCTGGGTGAGGATGGCTCCCCGGGAAGGCCTGGTAAACCCAAGGCCTTGTCCATCCCAGTGAGGCCCAAGGCAGGGGGCTTGTGCTCTCTCTGATCCCATCTGAATGGCTCTGGCTTTGTATGTCTGGGGTCTGGTTGCTTCATTGAATGACCCCCAGCTCTGCTTCCTCAGACCAGGGGGGCTTTCTAAAGTCCCACAGCAAATACTGGAACTCATGAAAGTCCCATGTATTTTAGTTTAAATGGGCCAGAAGACTCCTAGTCTTTCTGAACCCAACTCTGTTCTTTGTCCCATTCCTGTGTCTTCCCAGATCATGCTTCagatattttctgtttcattcTGCATGCCCCCAGTCTCCCTGGACCTTCTTAGTTTACCCCTAGGGGCCTATGAGGGTTGAGTTCTGAGGTGACTCACCCTTTCTAtcactttgccatttcctatgaCTAGGCCTTGCAGATTCCAGCATGGATGTGATCTCTCAGCTGGAGGCAGGGGAAGCACATTGGAATCTAAGTGACAGTGTCCTCAAAATCTTCAGGCCAGGTGAGTGAGTGTCAGGCCCTTGAGTACATGACACACCAGTGCTGAGTTGGTCATCCATCTGTGGGCCTTTGGGAAATGGGCATTGGTGATCCTTTCAAAGACTTTTTCATTGTGAACCATTCTCCCAGCTGTAGATCTTACAGGTCATTTCTTCCTAACTCTTCTGTTGTATTTAGATGTGGTCAACTTTTACACCAGGATCAGTTGGTATAGACAGCTAGAAATGACCAGATTATGTTGCTGCTTTAGGATGCAGAAGCGCTGCTCCACTGTGGGGGGAACTGTGACTTATCTGTTGGGAGAGCAAGGCAGAATTCTGCAGTGTAGGAGCCACATCATTTCCCCTTCTTAGACTCTGATCACATTCCCAAGATTTCCCCAGGGGTGATACTCAGATGAAGAATtttccaccaaagaaaaaaagtaggtCAGACTACATTGTTCTTATTGGTTCAGGGGGACCAGCAATCTTCTATGTTTCCATTAATTGTGCATCATCTCTATCAATTTTGGCCTATTCACCTATGTACTATTATTGAGCTACATTAAAGGATATATATATGGTGAATGTAAAAATAttgtcaaagaaagaagaattgatGAAAATAATATGTACCTTGCTTATAAAAGCCAGAATATTGGGGGAAATGAAGCATAGTTAAAACTTATTCATCCATGGGAAAGAgatatttatacttttctttctttcagattGGGATACCAGGCCTCAGACCAAGAAGTCTTCTCCAAAGATCGGCATTTCTGTGGAAGACTTATCCCAGCAAAGGTCCTTGTGTGATGACCCGTGGATGGACCAAGCCAGGGAGTCTTATGACAGAATGAAGAGCGatcagagcaatgaggagaaACCTTCTAGGCAAGGAAAAGTAATCCAGACAGAAACTgctggtgaaatcacaggttctgaTTATAGTAAATATGGCCAAACCTTTAACCCAGAGGCAGTCCTTTTGCTACAACAGGAAGTTTCTTTAGTAATGAATCTCCACAAAGGTGCTGATCAGAGAAGGAGCTTCACCATGGAGTCAGACCAAAGATATTGTAATCTGATCTATTCACAGAAGAAATATTCTGAGGTTAACAAATGTCAGAAAGCCTTTTCTTATGATTTGGACCTCATTGACAAACAGGAAATTCAGGATAAAGAGGAACTTCATGAAAGTGGGAATTCTTTCATAGTGTATAATGAACTTAATCTACCCCAGGGAACTGATCCAGGAGAAACATGTTATGAATTGACTCAATGTGGGAAGACATTCTCTCAAAAAGCAGATCTCAATCAACACTCTGGTAGTCAGAGGAAAACCAAATCTTTTGAATGCAGtgagtgtggaaaggctttccaCTTTAAGACAAGTCTTTCCCAGCACtacagaattcatactggagaaaaacctttcaAATGCAGTGACTGTGGAAAGTCTTTCTGCCAGAAGACAGACCTTATACGACATTATAggattcacactggagaaaaaccttttaAATGCAGTGATTGTGGGAAAGCCTTTCCACGGAGCACAACCCTCACTCTACATCAGAGAACTCACACTGGAGAGAGACCCTATGAATGCAAAGAATGTGGGAAGACATTCCGATCCAGCTCTAACCGTACTCAGCACTGGAGTACTCACACAGGAATAAAACCTCATCAGTGCAGTATATGTGGGAAGGCCTTCTCCCAGAAATCTGATCTCACTCATCATGGTAGtgttcatactggagagaaaccatatgcATGTCCTGAATGTGGAAAGTTCTTTCGCCAGAAGTCAGATCTTAAACAACACTTTAGCATTCATAgtagagagaaaccttatgaatgcagtGCTTGTGGTAAAGCCTTTCCCCGTATTGTAGAATTAGCTAGACATcaaagaattcacactggagagaaaccctatgaatgcaTAGAATGTGGGAAGACATTCAGTCAAGGTTCTAAACTTTCTCggcaccagagaattcatacaggaATAGAACACCATGAATACAAAGTATGTGGGAagggcttctcccagaagtctGATCTCACTCATCATGATAGtgttcatactggagagaaaccgtATGAATGCTCTGAATATGGAAAGTACTTTCACCAGAAGTCAGAACTTGGACAACACCTTAACCTTCATACTAGAGAGAAACCTTTTAAGCGCAGTAATTGTGGAGAAGCCGTTGCAAGGAGGACAACACTGACTGAGCATCAGACAACTCACAGTGGAGAGAAATCCTGTGTGtgcaatgaatgtggaaaggccttcacTCAGAAAGGTCTTCCAGTACATATTGCAAAAATGCATAATAGAGAGAAGTCTTAggaatgtagtgaatgtgggaaggcATTCTCTGGGATCACAACATTAACTTAACCTCATAGATTTTGTTATGGTGAAAACCTCATTAATAAAGTCTTAGAAAGCATACTTTTATCTGGAAGAGACTCCTTGACAAATTTACTCAATATTGGACAGGAACCATACACATTTAGTGCATGTGGAAAGCCCTTCACTTACTGGTACAGAACAATTTATTTCTATTCCGCAGATGGGTCATTGACTGGAGATGCAAGGAAGGCATATATTTTCACAAAGCAACAAATATGTTGACttattttcctatatttttataatttttttttgcaaggcaatggggttttaagtgatttgcccaaggtcacacagcaagtgtcaagtgtctgaggctagatttgaaatcaggtcctcttgactccagggccggtgctctatccactcccccCTTATTTTCCTATCTTCATAATATTTGTTACATGGAAACTCTTGATTTGGTAGGGGAGATTTGGTAGTGAGTGACAGCAATGTATCCAAAAAGTAAAGGGACcattaataaaagaaaacctGTAAACAGAGAAGTTCCTACATATCAGGTTTCCAATATCAAATAACATAAAGGGGACACAATAGTATAGTAAAGAAGGTGAGATTAGAACAGTTGCTTCTTGATTAGTTATGAATGGTTTAACTTGGAAAGTGGTCAGCACTCAAGTGCTTTAGGGATTTGTGTTGAGCCCTAATCCattgaacatttttatcagtcTTGAGAGAatctgtaaaacactttgtaaatttttCTGTTGTTGaatgaattgttttaaaatttttattttttgaaataacattttcttttccttcccaacTTGTCCCCTTCCCaattgaaaaagagaagaaaacaacaaaaaacaaaattcttgtaacaaattggatagtcaaagaaaacaaattcccacattggctatgcCTTAAAACATTCAGATTTCTGCACCTCAAATCCTATAATTTTCTGCCAAGAGAGGGGCAGGATGCTTTATCATTAATCTCCTGGAAGTATGGTGGtccttgcattgatcagaattcttaaattttacagaattgtttgtctttactatgttattatttgcattattttgctggttctgcttaattcaattatttttggATGCTAGTTTATTAGAAAAATTACACTCTCAGGGGATCCTTTGCATGACTGCTTCTTTCATTAATATGGCTGATAAAATGCCTTTAGAGAGAAGCCTGATATTGTCCTGTCTTCGTTTTTGAAAGATGGGACTCGTTTCACTGGGGCCGctatagtttctgattatgatactgtctgggcagcttctctgccttcctatTTTAGTGCGCAAGCTGCTtaacttgtggctctcacacaagcctgtaatagagccaaagggaagagtgccaccatttttactgacttgaaATATCCTTTTGGAATATGCCACTCAGTGGATATGCTTTGGCTACAAAGGGGTTTTTTTAAACATACTGGGGCAAGGCTATTGCTAATGGGGACCTTATGGGGACCTCCTAGGTGCCCTGAAACTCCCCTCTGCTCTGGCCATTGTACATTGCCCCTCCCACACAAGGAATAATGAtactgtttcaaaggggaatacaggagctgattctgcagccaaaCTCCCTactttagaagctcctgaacatatatttaacctctcaccttctgaagATGTTCCTCTCAACCTAACATGATGATTCAGaagtggaaaaatggagaaagaaatttaaggcaaaacagatcaatggtGTCTGGGTGTCTCTGGAACGTAAACCACCTCTtccccagaaattctatcaccaggtatgcctctctattcacagaaaaggccattttggcacacaagggaTTGTAGACAAAATTAAGaggacctggatagcaccaggtgtgactaacatAGCATCTCAAATCTGCTCGGGCTtttccacatgtcaatcttataatcaacatgctttcAAGACCAAAGCTTATGGGGGATGTGCTCTAGTATATATACCCTTTGAGCACTTTGCAAATTGACTATATCACAATGCCAAAGGCAGGACATTATAAAATTTGCCTTGTTATATTTGAACCACTCACTcagtgggtggaggcatttcccagtcCCCAAGCCACAGCTGCTTTTGTTGCCAAGACTCTCCTTAGAGAGATAGTTCCTTGCTTTGGCCCACCAACCtacattgattctgacaaaggcacacattttactgattctgttttatcccaAATATACTCTTTTTggggagtaactccaaaattccatacaccctaccacaaagttcaggccaggttgaatatatgaataaagagcatgattggcaaattatgtactgaaacccatttgaaatggcctgatgttctaccattggcattctATCAACGCaatagaccaagaggagaacttcatatatctccttatgagatgctttttgttcaccctcctatccaagcaaaaacttttcccccagtttatacatcactggtgggagatgatacttctgttgcctcatAAGAGGCATACAGAAATTACAAACTTGGCTaagtgaactccatgaggcaggaggtttttttgtaggagatattatacaattaatttctctaatctattaaatatcttttttttaggaGACAGGCAATAGAAACATTGAATTTTCAACAATTTTCAGTTCCTCTCACCTCTCCCAATGTCtggatgaatgaaagaaaagtcaTTTCTCCAGCTCTAATGAACAGATTCTAACAGACTCCAGGCTTTGcagtgataactacaaatttactaagaactgactgGTCCCCACCCAGGCAGGgaaattgcctggggctgaccagtctttgtcaattccagcctcttgatggacttatggacttCCCCCAAGAAAACcatcccctcccaatgattctccccaccttcctccctggactttaggttattatgtaaaagggtccccCTAcatacattaagtagtttcttttAAGAGTGAAGTAGCTCTCAGTCATCTCTCTGAAGGGAactagctgggtggtgcagtgcagTGGGTAGTGCTGGACCTCAGTCAGCTAGACCTGAGTCCAAACGTCCCTCAGGTTCCTGTCACCTCTCTAGTGACTTGATGTCTTGCCTTCTGTATTCCAGACACTGCACTGGGCTGTAAAGGAGAATCAGTGTTTTTCCTTCAGCAAGTTTAGGTCAGTGTTTGGGAATTCCTCAGCCTAGAGATCGTGAAACCTGGACAGCAATAAGAATAATAagagcaggggacagctaggtggcacagtggatagagctctggccctggattcaggaggacccgaattcaaatccagccttagacacttaacaattactagctgtgtgaccctaggcaagtcacttaaccccaaatgcctcaccaaaaaaaaaaaaaataagagctagccttgggcagctaggtggtacagtggataaagcactggcccaggaggcaggaggacctgagttcaaatccagcctcagacacttgacacttattagctctatgaccctgggaaattcacttaacccacattgctcctcaaaaaaaaaaaaaaaaaaagctagtctTTATCAcccaggtgccaggcactgctaagcACTTGAAAAGTGGAATCCTCTCAGAAGCCTTTGGGGTAGTCACACAgagaaaagtgtctgaggctggatttgaactcttctttctgcctccaggcccacCTAGCTGGAATCCCTCCCAGAAGATAAAGAAGCCTCAGCTCCCTGGCAGCCTGCCCTGTGGGGAGCATCTCAAGAGAACAAGGGAAAGTAGAAGCATAAATAGGGTTTCACGCAGTGGTATGGGCTCCTGGgtaaagtaaaaccaaaaaaaacttgTAGGGTAAATCAAAAGatccttcttgagaaactaaaccaaaggatagacatATGTAAAGAGATGAGGGGCACTGATTGGATCTGCACTGAgttgactccaggaccaccacccttcattccaatctcccccacccctggggagataagattagatatggctgctgcctttgtggcatgaggaggacagGGATGTCttgagatctgtagccacccctcacccaacttcctccagcccccaccagtgggggatggtcctcccccaattagggaactttccacagtcagatggtcacttccatcagaccaccatcagtcttctgtggaaatttattttgatttggggaccctacctttaggctgagattagaaagccttaggccctcagggtctctccccctcctcctcagcttcagctgagcaaaaaagccccgtgggctatacaagatgccaggtcagacagctgggggggaaaaaagcccccagctccctccaacctgagcggagctatctaaaagatcccggatagcctgtgctgaggcacgtgaagtgggagtgcacctGCCCCCCcaaccagccacagccctggctggtggtTTAGCTTGGtttgtgggggcaaaggaagccccgagatttgagtggagagaagaaaaggtatacaggagtacctgagttcaaatccggcctcagacacttgacactagctgtgtgaccctgggcaagtcacttaacccccattgccctgcaaaaaaaaaaaaagaaattcgaagcacagcaggtgggaaagagaccacaggaaagcagtcaggttgtacattttattttcctgtattcttaatttcaaatagtatctcataaataaactctgcttggattattttagttaagaggcttcttaatcctgtgcttatcgatttgggagtggagcagtgtggtggaactttataaacggcccacattaaattaacgaattcaggtagccaaatagtcaacagtccccagtttagtcatccatagcatcagtccccccaaattaggcccagtcaaGTCAAAAACATTTCACACTGTGTCGCAGTGggtggagcgccggccctggattcaggagttcctgagttcaagtctggcctcagacacttgacacttactagctgtgtgaccttgggcaagtcacttaacccccactgccccacaaaaaaaaaaaaagaaaaaaaaaacatttcacacttctataaaagtatctgcctgtctcctgctcagggagatagatatctcagagcCTTGCCTTCtttccatgagaagtccaaggatttctctcttgctttcctttccctagcacctaaataaactattattttattctaattggatatgtgtgcaagagggtgtacttctttaaagaggaattcctaagaacctcaTCCCCAACTATGAGAAAaatcactccaataacttctggaactcagtgttgGTGATGTATCAAAGGCCCATTTATTGTGATTCTTCtgagaatgggccaccccttgTGGAATGAACcccaaaatggaggctcacaggcctTTTATCTCTTCCCATCCTTCCTGGGAAATGGCCACTCCCATTTTCAAGGGTAACAATTTGCATGGAATTGGCTAATCAATCTAAGGCAGTATCCCCACCCCtccatagaagaaaatgtaaaatcccTTGTTGGAAAATAATTGACATTGAAAATAGAACCAGAACAGCTTATTTACGAATTAttaaactacctgaaagccataatcaaaaaaagaacctggacagcatctttgaagaaattatgaaggaaaactgccctgacatCCTAGAACCAGGGGCTAAAACAGTGCAGTTATTCCCTCCACACTGAGACTTTATGCATcttggttttgatatatcatgagTCAACTTAaataattaaatgggaatttgggggcagTTTTTGGAAATGGTAGACAACACacaggccagcagacaacacagaaaaagtgtagaaactcagaaaaatatatgtatagtattatacaatataaacattttatctctttatatcataataattcagacttctctggtatgatgAGAGGCCTAAAAAGTTCTACTTGGATTTTCTAGCTTGAGGGGGTGCCACAACCCTAAATCCCAGGGTCTGAAAGGGATAACTGTCATTGAAAGGATCCACCaatttcctcctgaaagagaccccaaaatgaaaactcccaggaatattatagctaaattacAGAACTTCCTGGTAAGGAgcaaatactgcaagcagctcaaggagagaataacatacactcagTCAATTATAGAAATGTACCTTACCctatggggaaggagggaaatgggaaaagaaaaggtaggGAGGACTGATAGGAGAAAGGGCAGACTGAAGGAtgcagtggtcaaaagcaaaacactggtgaggatggacagggtgaaagaaagactgaaaaagtataaacaggggaaaaataggatgggggtgggggaaacccTGTTAGTAGGAAATACACTTACAcatgtgaatgtaaatgggatgaaccctcccataaaacaaaagtggatggcagagtggattaaaaatcagaatcctacaaaatatgttgtttacaagaagcacTTTGAAGCAAAGACATACatggagtaaaggtaaaaggctggagcagaatctattatgcttcagctgaagttaaaaaatgaag includes:
- the LOC122733762 gene encoding zinc finger protein 260-like yields the protein MGASFAERAREAETETEPDRETAQMRKFLPSLFLRPRYHIRPLVLGLRGGEEPRPPAWLPALLCVSPPLPGYSLTWGEASWPLAGVSMTFKDVAVDFTWEEWSYLDTSQKELYWEVILENYRNLVSLGLADSSMDVISQLEAGEAHWNLSDSVLKIFRPDWDTRPQTKKSSPKIGISVEDLSQQRSLCDDPWMDQARESYDRMKSDQSNEEKPSRQGKVIQTETAGEITGSDYSKYGQTFNPEAVLLLQQEVSLVMNLHKGADQRRSFTMESDQRYCNLIYSQKKYSEVNKCQKAFSYDLDLIDKQEIQDKEELHESGNSFIVYNELNLPQGTDPGETCYELTQCGKTFSQKADLNQHSGSQRKTKSFECSECGKAFHFKTSLSQHYRIHTGEKPFKCSDCGKSFCQKTDLIRHYRIHTGEKPFKCSDCGKAFPRSTTLTLHQRTHTGERPYECKECGKTFRSSSNRTQHWSTHTGIKPHQCSICGKAFSQKSDLTHHGSVHTGEKPYACPECGKFFRQKSDLKQHFSIHSREKPYECSACGKAFPRIVELARHQRIHTGEKPYECIECGKTFSQGSKLSRHQRIHTGIEHHEYKVCGKGFSQKSDLTHHDSVHTGEKPYECSEYGKYFHQKSELGQHLNLHTREKPFKRSNCGEAVARRTTLTEHQTTHSGEKSCVCNECGKAFTQKGLPVHIAKMHNREKS